The Microbacterium sp. LKL04 sequence CGAGTGGCAACTACCTGCCCGAGTACGGTCCGTACCTGCGCGACGGGTCGCGGAACACGTGGGGCGACAGCCTCAACCTCGACGAGGCGGCCGTGCGGTCGTTCATCGTCGAGAACGCGCTGATGTGGATGCGGGACTTCCACGTCGACGGCCTGCGGCTGGATGCCGTGCACGCGCTGCACGAGTCGGGAAAGCAGCCGGTGCACATCCTTCAGGAGATCGCGGAACGGACCGACGCGCTGAGCGCTCACGTCGGTCGGCCGCTGACGCTGATCGCCGAGAGCGATCTGAACGACCCGGTGATGTTCCTGCCGCGCGAGGCGGGCGGCTACGGCCTGACGGCGCAGTGGTCGGACGACTGGCATCACGCCGTTCACGTCGCTCTGACCGGTGAGGCTGTCGGCTACTACGAGGACTTCGCCGACCCTGAGGCGCTGCCGAAGGTGTGGACGGAGGGCTTCTTCCACAACGGCACGTACTCGTCGTTCCGCGAGCGGGATCACGGCAAGCCGGTGCCCGACGAGGCGGCATCCTGGCGCCTGGTGACCTACGCGCAGGATCACGATCAGATCGGCAACCGTGCGGCCGGAGACCGGCTGACGGCGACGCTATCGACCGATCGGCTGGCGGTCGCGGCCGTGCTAACGCTGACCGCGCCGGGGACGCCGATGCTGTTCATGGGCGAGGAGTGGGGCGCGTCGACGCCGTGGCAGTTCTTCACCTCGCACCCCGAGCCGGAGCTAGCCGAGGCGACGGCGAAGGGCCGGATCGCGGAGTTCGTGAAGATGGGCTGGGACGAGAGCGTCGTGCCGCACCCCAACGACGCCGCGACGTTCGAGCGGTCGAAGCTCGACTGGTCGGAGGTGTCGCAGGGTGATCACGCGCGGTTGCTGGATCTGTATCGCCGGCTGGCGGAGCTGCGTCGCTCGCGGCCCGAGCTGACGCATCCCGGTCCCGGTGGGCGGGATGCCGAGGTGCAGACCACCCCGACGGGTCCGCGGTACGTGCTGCACCGCGGCGCGGCGCGGGTGCTCGTGAACCTGTCGTCCGCGCCGTGGGAGGTGGCCGGCGGCGACATCTGGATCGCGTCCGTCGAGCCGACGTCGGCGGGTGACCGGGTGGTCGTGGCGCCGGAATCCTCGGTGGTCATCGGGGCGTGATCCGCGCGGAGACGGTGCGGCTTTCGTCGTCCGGATGGTGGTCATCGACGGCGGCATCGCGCCTGCGTGCTGACCGGGCGCGTGCGTGGTGACGGTGCGCATCGCGTCGGGGGCGTGACGCGAGCTCGGGTGGCGCGATGTCCTCCGGTGG is a genomic window containing:
- the treZ gene encoding malto-oligosyltrehalose trehalohydrolase; translation: MIEVWAPRVERVRLRRPGADDVALTAAGDGWWRADVELADGDEYGFVLGDGDDLRPDPRSRRQPRGVHEASAWFDPASFAWSDEAWTGRQLAGGLIYELHLGTFTPEGTLDAAIARFDHLIDIGVTHIELLPVNAFNGTHNWGYDGVLWYAVQETYGGPAAYQRFVDAAHAAGLAVIQDVVYNHLGPSGNYLPEYGPYLRDGSRNTWGDSLNLDEAAVRSFIVENALMWMRDFHVDGLRLDAVHALHESGKQPVHILQEIAERTDALSAHVGRPLTLIAESDLNDPVMFLPREAGGYGLTAQWSDDWHHAVHVALTGEAVGYYEDFADPEALPKVWTEGFFHNGTYSSFRERDHGKPVPDEAASWRLVTYAQDHDQIGNRAAGDRLTATLSTDRLAVAAVLTLTAPGTPMLFMGEEWGASTPWQFFTSHPEPELAEATAKGRIAEFVKMGWDESVVPHPNDAATFERSKLDWSEVSQGDHARLLDLYRRLAELRRSRPELTHPGPGGRDAEVQTTPTGPRYVLHRGAARVLVNLSSAPWEVAGGDIWIASVEPTSAGDRVVVAPESSVVIGA